A section of the Choristoneura fumiferana chromosome 5, NRCan_CFum_1, whole genome shotgun sequence genome encodes:
- the cn gene encoding kynurenine 3-monooxygenase cn isoform X1, producing the protein MAQLQNGKSKSQLNIAVVGGGLVGSLEALYLAKRGHQVHLYEYREDIQKTPQARGRSINLALSLRGRTALKDVGLEDLMINQHGIPMRARMIHRTDGSTYAIPYDSRTNQCIYSVGRNYLNAQLLRESEKYENVQRYFNHKLVEANLRKGSLTFQKPDKETVHVTADLILGADGAFSAVRRSMMKQPLFDYSQKYIEHGYMELCIPADNNGGFQMPPNYLHIWPRGNFMMIALPNQDCSWTVTLFMPFYHFKNLDNEEKLLAFFQEYFPDSIPLLGKENLVADFFAGSPSALVAVKCRPYHVEDKALIIGDAAHAVVPFYGQGMNAGFEDCTLLDRLFQKHNDSLAEILEEFSETRWEDTHAISDLAMYNYIEMRDLVTRPSYRLRKAVDDFIFWLLPDFWVPLYNSVTFTTMPYSQCVKNRKWQDRVGLKLPRSLYVNHWIRCFCISSCSWHLLRSPDSSTRGDKSLLTIQQYFKHLVLNK; encoded by the exons ACATACAGAAGACCCCTCAAGCTCGGGGCAGGTCTATCAACCTCGCACTCTCCCTGCGCGGGCGCACAGCGCTTAAGGATGTGGGTCTCGAGGACCTGATGATAAATCAGCACGGGATCCCTATGCGAGCGCGCATGATTCATCGCACGGACGGCTCTACGTACGCCATACCGTACGATTCCAGAACGAACCAG tgtATTTACTCAGTTGGGAGAAATTATCTCAACGCACAACTATTGCGAG AATCTGAGAAATACGAGAACGTCCAAAGATATTTTAATCACAAATTGGTAGAAGCCAATTTACGGAAGGGATCTTTAACATTTCAAAA GCCCGATAAAGAGACCGTCCATGTAACTGCTGACTTGATCCTGGGTGCGGATGGGGCGTTCTCTGCAGTACGCAGGTCCATGATGAAGCAGCCGCTCTTCGACTACAGCCAGAAGTACATTGAGCACGGGTACATGGAGCTTTGCATACCTGCTGATAATAATGGAGGA TTCCAGATGCCGCCGAACTACCTTCACATCTGGCCTCGGGGCAACTTCATGATGATCGCGCTGCCCAATCAGGACTGCTCATGGACCGTGACTCTATTCATGCCGTTCTACCACTTCAAGAACTTGGACAACGAGGAAAAGCTACTGGCATTCTTTCAAGAATATTTCCCTGATTCAATCCCGTTGTTAGGAAAAGAAAATTTGGTTGCCGATTTCTTTGCAGGATCGCCGTCTGCTTTAGTTGCTGTAAag TGTCGTCCCTACCACGTAGAAGATAAAGCATTAATAATAGGGGATGCCGCACATGCCGTCGTCCCATTCTACGGGCAAGGCATGAACGCAGGCTTCGAAGACTGCACGCTGCTGGACAGACTGTTCCAGAAGCATAACGACAGCCTGGCGGAAATATTGGAGGAGTTCTCGGAGACCAGATGGGAGGACACGCACGCGATCAGCGATTTGGCCATGTATAATTATATCGAG ATGCGTGACCTTGTGACTCGTCCGTCGTACCGCCTCCGCAAAGCGGTTGACGATTTCATCTTCTGGCTGCTACCGGACTTCTGGGTGCCTCTCTACAACTCTGTCACCTTCACCACGATGCCTTACAGCCAGTGCGTCAAGAACCGCAAGTGGCAGGATAGGGTAGGTCTGAAGCTTCCACGAAGCTTATACGTCAATCATTGGATAAG ATGCTTCTGTATTTCTTCATGTTCGTGGCATCTTCTGCGGTCTCCGGATTCATCTACACGTGGCGATAAAAGTTTACTTACAATTCAGCAGTATTTTAAGCATTTAGTTTTGAATAAATGA
- the cn gene encoding kynurenine 3-monooxygenase cn isoform X2 has translation MAQLQNGKSKSQLNIAVVGGGLVGSLEALYLAKRGHQVHLYEYREDIQKTPQARGRSINLALSLRGRTALKDVGLEDLMINQHGIPMRARMIHRTDGSTYAIPYDSRTNQCIYSVGRNYLNAQLLRESEKYENVQRYFNHKLVEANLRKGSLTFQKPDKETVHVTADLILGADGAFSAVRRSMMKQPLFDYSQKYIEHGYMELCIPADNNGGFQMPPNYLHIWPRGNFMMIALPNQDCSWTVTLFMPFYHFKNLDNEEKLLAFFQEYFPDSIPLLGKENLVADFFAGSPSALVAVKCRPYHVEDKALIIGDAAHAVVPFYGQGMNAGFEDCTLLDRLFQKHNDSLAEILEEFSETRWEDTHAISDLAMYNYIEMRDLVTRPSYRLRKAVDDFIFWLLPDFWVPLYNSVTFTTMPYSQCVKNRKWQDRVGLKLPRSLYVNHWIRHDASVFLHVRGIFCGLRIHLHVAIKVYLQFSSILSI, from the exons ACATACAGAAGACCCCTCAAGCTCGGGGCAGGTCTATCAACCTCGCACTCTCCCTGCGCGGGCGCACAGCGCTTAAGGATGTGGGTCTCGAGGACCTGATGATAAATCAGCACGGGATCCCTATGCGAGCGCGCATGATTCATCGCACGGACGGCTCTACGTACGCCATACCGTACGATTCCAGAACGAACCAG tgtATTTACTCAGTTGGGAGAAATTATCTCAACGCACAACTATTGCGAG AATCTGAGAAATACGAGAACGTCCAAAGATATTTTAATCACAAATTGGTAGAAGCCAATTTACGGAAGGGATCTTTAACATTTCAAAA GCCCGATAAAGAGACCGTCCATGTAACTGCTGACTTGATCCTGGGTGCGGATGGGGCGTTCTCTGCAGTACGCAGGTCCATGATGAAGCAGCCGCTCTTCGACTACAGCCAGAAGTACATTGAGCACGGGTACATGGAGCTTTGCATACCTGCTGATAATAATGGAGGA TTCCAGATGCCGCCGAACTACCTTCACATCTGGCCTCGGGGCAACTTCATGATGATCGCGCTGCCCAATCAGGACTGCTCATGGACCGTGACTCTATTCATGCCGTTCTACCACTTCAAGAACTTGGACAACGAGGAAAAGCTACTGGCATTCTTTCAAGAATATTTCCCTGATTCAATCCCGTTGTTAGGAAAAGAAAATTTGGTTGCCGATTTCTTTGCAGGATCGCCGTCTGCTTTAGTTGCTGTAAag TGTCGTCCCTACCACGTAGAAGATAAAGCATTAATAATAGGGGATGCCGCACATGCCGTCGTCCCATTCTACGGGCAAGGCATGAACGCAGGCTTCGAAGACTGCACGCTGCTGGACAGACTGTTCCAGAAGCATAACGACAGCCTGGCGGAAATATTGGAGGAGTTCTCGGAGACCAGATGGGAGGACACGCACGCGATCAGCGATTTGGCCATGTATAATTATATCGAG ATGCGTGACCTTGTGACTCGTCCGTCGTACCGCCTCCGCAAAGCGGTTGACGATTTCATCTTCTGGCTGCTACCGGACTTCTGGGTGCCTCTCTACAACTCTGTCACCTTCACCACGATGCCTTACAGCCAGTGCGTCAAGAACCGCAAGTGGCAGGATAGGGTAGGTCTGAAGCTTCCACGAAGCTTATACGTCAATCATTGGATAAGGCACG ATGCTTCTGTATTTCTTCATGTTCGTGGCATCTTCTGCGGTCTCCGGATTCATCTACACGTGGCGATAAAAGTTTACTTACAATTCAGCAGTATTTTAAGCATTTAG
- the cn gene encoding kynurenine 3-monooxygenase cn isoform X3 has protein sequence MAQLQNGKSKSQLNIAVVGGGLVGSLEALYLAKRGHQVHLYEYREDIQKTPQARGRSINLALSLRGRTALKDVGLEDLMINQHGIPMRARMIHRTDGSTYAIPYDSRTNQCIYSVGRNYLNAQLLRESEKYENVQRYFNHKLVEANLRKGSLTFQKPDKETVHVTADLILGADGAFSAVRRSMMKQPLFDYSQKYIEHGYMELCIPADNNGGFQMPPNYLHIWPRGNFMMIALPNQDCSWTVTLFMPFYHFKNLDNEEKLLAFFQEYFPDSIPLLGKENLVADFFAGSPSALVAVKCRPYHVEDKALIIGDAAHAVVPFYGQGMNAGFEDCTLLDRLFQKHNDSLAEILEEFSETRWEDTHAISDLAMYNYIEMRDLVTRPSYRLRKAVDDFIFWLLPDFWVPLYNSVTFTTMPYSQCVKNRKWQDRMLLYFFMFVASSAVSGFIYTWR, from the exons ACATACAGAAGACCCCTCAAGCTCGGGGCAGGTCTATCAACCTCGCACTCTCCCTGCGCGGGCGCACAGCGCTTAAGGATGTGGGTCTCGAGGACCTGATGATAAATCAGCACGGGATCCCTATGCGAGCGCGCATGATTCATCGCACGGACGGCTCTACGTACGCCATACCGTACGATTCCAGAACGAACCAG tgtATTTACTCAGTTGGGAGAAATTATCTCAACGCACAACTATTGCGAG AATCTGAGAAATACGAGAACGTCCAAAGATATTTTAATCACAAATTGGTAGAAGCCAATTTACGGAAGGGATCTTTAACATTTCAAAA GCCCGATAAAGAGACCGTCCATGTAACTGCTGACTTGATCCTGGGTGCGGATGGGGCGTTCTCTGCAGTACGCAGGTCCATGATGAAGCAGCCGCTCTTCGACTACAGCCAGAAGTACATTGAGCACGGGTACATGGAGCTTTGCATACCTGCTGATAATAATGGAGGA TTCCAGATGCCGCCGAACTACCTTCACATCTGGCCTCGGGGCAACTTCATGATGATCGCGCTGCCCAATCAGGACTGCTCATGGACCGTGACTCTATTCATGCCGTTCTACCACTTCAAGAACTTGGACAACGAGGAAAAGCTACTGGCATTCTTTCAAGAATATTTCCCTGATTCAATCCCGTTGTTAGGAAAAGAAAATTTGGTTGCCGATTTCTTTGCAGGATCGCCGTCTGCTTTAGTTGCTGTAAag TGTCGTCCCTACCACGTAGAAGATAAAGCATTAATAATAGGGGATGCCGCACATGCCGTCGTCCCATTCTACGGGCAAGGCATGAACGCAGGCTTCGAAGACTGCACGCTGCTGGACAGACTGTTCCAGAAGCATAACGACAGCCTGGCGGAAATATTGGAGGAGTTCTCGGAGACCAGATGGGAGGACACGCACGCGATCAGCGATTTGGCCATGTATAATTATATCGAG ATGCGTGACCTTGTGACTCGTCCGTCGTACCGCCTCCGCAAAGCGGTTGACGATTTCATCTTCTGGCTGCTACCGGACTTCTGGGTGCCTCTCTACAACTCTGTCACCTTCACCACGATGCCTTACAGCCAGTGCGTCAAGAACCGCAAGTGGCAGGATAGG ATGCTTCTGTATTTCTTCATGTTCGTGGCATCTTCTGCGGTCTCCGGATTCATCTACACGTGGCGATAA